CTCTTTGAATTATAGAATCTTTGTTTGGATCAAAAGGTTTATCTTTTGATGGTATTTCAAGGACAGTTggtaatattttatcatgtAAATCAACTAGATATCTAATTTCATCGGcaatctaaaaaaaaaaaaaaaaaaaaaaaaaaaaaaattatatttattctgtcttaatttatatttattcttcaATATGTATGTCGAAATAgtactaatatatattaggTTACAAAAATGtggataaataataaaaatgtttatatatatatgtgtacatatattatattcaatagattaataattaatgatacatatatatatatatatatatacatattttttattacttgTTGATTAATAAGTATTACTCCACAGTCATGTTTTGAAGAATACTCTTTGAAAACTTCTTCAATTTCACTTTTATTAGtttctttaaaataattaaaatacataaatgaataagaattataatacaaaaaaaaaaaaaaaaaaaaaaacagaatgAAATACacgaatatataaatattttagtatatatatatatatatttcttttgtcATACTTGAATTGACtatgaaaaaatttttttttcctagaCCATCACGAAAGCCAATTCCAGCTAATAAAAAACCTACTACTGAGTCct
This Plasmodium falciparum 3D7 genome assembly, chromosome: 11 DNA region includes the following protein-coding sequences:
- a CDS encoding V-type proton ATPase subunit F, putative; the protein is MASRRHRLFNETDLKIYIIGDEDSVVGFLLAGIGFRDGLGKKNFFIVNSKTNKSEIEEVFKEYSSKHDCGVILINQQIADEIRYLVDLHDKILPTVLEIPSKDKPFDPNKDSIIQRVKLFFGGDISHL